In a genomic window of Parambassis ranga chromosome 24, fParRan2.1, whole genome shotgun sequence:
- the LOC114428805 gene encoding toll-like receptor 5 — protein sequence MRMWMLALQLVVIGVFLQVPGCFPSCFIIRSLAYCAAKGLRSVPHLPPHITHLYLEMNHIPEINSTSFLGLENLVELDLGRQLVPLVIRNNSFSRQRHLRTLMLGYNVGLHLEPQAFEGLPSLENLRLDYCSLNGSILRDHYLEPLLSLQTLDLFGNQIERLQPSLFFANMTNLKHINLKLNKFDQICESDLVGFQGKHFTTLSLNSVHLKAMSSDMFDWQKCGNPFRGMSFETLDMSYSGLSVGKYKRFFRAIQGTKISHLKLSGHMGRGFSFNNLPDPNRSIFEGLGNSSVMLLDLSKNKISALKERVFSLLREVAIIDVSQNRVNQIHRNAFQGLQDHLKMLNLSHNLLGEIYSYTFASLTNLRVLDLSHNHIGALGYHSFDGLPNLTALYLTGNSLRDLGFPAALPSLAYLMLDDNRLTSSSVNTITQFASNVKKLNIKDNRLTNLGDVYTFVSQLKHLQSLFYGGNRIQVCTLSTQIGPNNFRILDLHGSSLQTIWTQGKCLNLFDNLRHVTSLSLTHNSLQALPNDIFKGLSSAVEMDLSFNSLTYLQPDIFPKSLQRLSLSNNFIASPDPAAFHSLSVLDLSMNRFHCDDHLKNFVTWLDRTNVTLLSPVQELRCQFPVGLYNVPLSDYSTQVTQQ from the exons ATGAGGATGTGGATGCTGGCTCTTCAGCTGGTTGTTATTGGGGTTTTCCTGCAG GTGCCTGGCTGTTTCCCATCATGTTTCATAATACGTTCATTGGCCTACTGTGCCGCTAAGGGCCTCCGCTCGGTTCCTCATCTGCCTCCCCACATCACCCACTTGTACCTGGAGATGAACCACATCCCTGAGATCAACTCTACCTCCTTTTTAGGCCTGGAGAATCTGGTGGAGCTGGACCTTGGACGACAGCTAGTGCCGCTTGTGATCAGGAACAACAGCTTCAGCAGGCAGAGACATCTGAGGACGCTGATGCTTGGCTATAATGTCGGCCTTCACCTAGAGCCACAGGCGTTTGAGGGGCTGCCCAGTCTAGAGAATCTCCGCCTTGATTACTGCTCACTTAATGGCTCTATATTGAGAGACCATTATCTTGAGCCGCTGTTGTCCTTACAGACCCTGGACCTCTTTGGGAATCAGATAGAGAGGCTCCAGCCTTCACTGTTCTTTGCTAATATGACCAATTTGAAACACATTAATCTCAAGTTGAACAAATTTGATCAAATTTGTGAGTCTGATCTTGTTGGTTTCCAGGGAAAGCACTTCACCACCCTGAGCCTGAACTCTGTCCACCTTAAAGCAATGTCCAGTGACATGTTTGACTGGCAGAAATGTGGGAATCCTTTCAGAGGAATGTCCTTTGAGACACTGGACATGTCCTACAGTGGACTGAGTGTTGGCAAATACAAGCGTTTTTTCAGAGCTATCCAGGGGACAAAGATCTCCCATCTCAAACTGTCAGGGCACATGGGCAGAGGTTTCTCCTTTAATAACCTCCCTGATCCAAACCGCAGCATTTTTGAAGGTTTGGGGAACAGTTCAGTCATGTTGTTGGATCTGtctaaaaacaaaatatctgCATTGAAAGAGAGGGTTTTTAGTCTACTCAGAGAAGTTGCAATTATTGATGTTTCCCAAAACAGAGTGAATCAGATTCACAGAAATGCCTTTCAAGGTCTGCAGGATCATTTAAAAATGCTCAACCTGTCACACAACCTGCTGGGGGAAATCTACTCTTACACATTTGCCTCTCTGACAAACCTGCGTGTGTTAGACTTGTCTCATAATCACATTGGTGCGTTGGGTTATCACTCTTTTGATGGACTTCCCAACCTGACAGCATTGTATCTGACAGGAAACTCTCTGAGAGACCTAGGCTTCCCTGCAGCTCTGCCCAGTCTAGCCTATCTCATGTTGGATGACAACAGGCTGACGTCCTCTTCTGTGAACACTATCACCCAGTTCGCAAGTAATGTCAAGAAACTAAACATTAAGGACAACAGGTTAACAAATTTGGGGGATGTTTACACCTTTGTGTCTCAGCTGAAGCATCTCCAGTCTCTCTTCTACGGTGGAAACAGAATCCAGGTGTGCACGCTCAGTACACAGATCGGTCCGAATAATTTCCGAATACTGGATCTCCATGGAAGCTCCCTCCAGACCATCTGGACTCAGGGCAAGTGTCTGAATCTGTTTGACAATCTCAGACATGTGACCAGTCTCAGCCTGACCCACAACTCACTGCAGGCTCTTCCTAACGACATCTTCAAAGGTCTGTCCTCAGCTGTGGAGATGGACCTCTCTTTCAACAGCCTGACTTATCTCCAGCCTGACATTTTCCCCAAAAGTCTGCAAAGGCTTAGCCTCTCCAACAATTTCATTGCCTCCCCTGACCCTGCAGCTTTCCACTCTCTGAGTGTCCTCGACCTTAGCATGAACAGATTCCACTGTGATGATCATCTGAAGAACTTCGTGACCTGGTTGGACAGGACTAATGTGACACTGCTGAGCCCTGTTCAGGAGCTCAGGTGTCAGTTTCCTGTTGGTTTATATAATGTTCCTCTGTCGGACTACTCCACTCAGGTCACACAGCAGTGA